The Astyanax mexicanus isolate ESR-SI-001 chromosome 12, AstMex3_surface, whole genome shotgun sequence genome window below encodes:
- the mllt1a gene encoding protein ENL isoform X2, translating to MEDQCTVQVKLELGHRAQLRKKVTSEGFTHDWMVFVRGPENSDIQHFVDKVIFRLHDSFPKPKRVCKEPPYKVEESGYAGFLMPIEVYFKNKEEPKKVLFNYDLFLNLEGNPPVNHLRCEKLTFNNPTRDFRRKLVKAGGIIVVPEGAEAVSRPSPDYPMLPTIPLSAFSDPKKSKGSQAPKELTKDNSGSSKAPKPHKLAKEHRERPRKDSESKATSKGEGDRDGSSKSSRETSSFPSSSSSSSSKKPEIKVKEESKAPPKAAFKEPKLTLKESKMEGMSPKGGGPGAGGGGVASADGKSASKRPSNADSPKPSVKKPKKGVTEGQKSSSSGGFPSTSPRVSSSSAPSGYPDKKGSKDKGRWVKSKVDTQEVKEPKKPPESDESNSDDEVSSKSEQSAPSSPSNSSSSSESSSDSDFEPQQKAGQGPLRSMVEDLQSEESDEDDSSSDEGTPVKNNPPNRDSRLSLDSESDSSDGQHRPSRDPPPPPQKHTSSNNKVTGRKSPDPCLRQEKALKKVYDKAYTEELVDLHRRLMALRERNVLQQIVNLIEETGHFNVTNTTFDFDLFSLDESTVRKLQSYLDPTAT from the exons ATGGAGGACCAG tgcacgGTGCAGGTGAAGTTGGAGCTGGGCCACCGCGCTCAGCTGCGGAAAAAGGTCACGTCCGAGGGCTTCACTCACGACTGGATGGTGTTCGTGCGAGGGCCGGAGAACAGCGACATCCAGCACTTTGTGGATAAAGTCATCTTCCGCCTGCACGACAGCTTTCCCAAGCCCAAAAGAG TGTGTAAGGAGCCGCCGTACAAGGTGGAAGAATCGGGCTATGCTGGATTTCTAATGCCCATAGAGGTCTACTTTAAAAACAAG GAGGAACCGAAGAAGGTACTCTTTAACTACGACCTTTTCCTGAATCTGGAGGGAAACCCACCTGTCAATCACCTGCGCTGCGAAAAACTCACCTTCAACAACCCCACCAGAGACTTCCGTCGCAAACTGGTCAAAGCTGGCGGG ATCATTGTGGTGCCGGAGGGAGCGGAGGCCGTGTCCAGGCCGAGTCCAGATTACCCCATGCTACCCACCATCCCACTATCAGCCTTCTCTGACCCCAAGAAGAGTAAAGGCTCCCAAGCCCCCAAG GAGCTCACTAAAGATAACAGCGGAAGCTCTAAAGCCCCAAAACCTCACAAACTCGCCAAGGAGCATCGGGAACGGCCCCGAAAAGACTCAGAGAGCAAAGCCACGTCCAAAGGAGAAGGAGACAGAGACGGCAGCAGCAAAAGCAGCCGAGAAACTTCGTCATTCCCTTCGTCGTCATCGTCATCCTCGTCAAAGAAGCCAGAGATCAAAGTTAAAGAGGAGAGCAAAGCCCCGCCGAAAGCTGCCTTCAAAGAGCCGAAGCTGACGCTGAAGGAGTCCAAAATGGAGGGGATGTCTCCTAAAGGGGGCGGTCCAGGAGCAGGAGGGGGAGGCGTGGCTTCGGCCGACGGAAAATCGGCCAGCAAGCGGCCCTCCAACGCAGACTCGCCCAAACCTAGTGTCAAGAAGCCCAAAAAAGGCGTGACTGAAGGGCAGAAGAGTTCCAGCAGCGGGGGCTTCCCCAGCACCTCCCCACGCGTCTCGTCCTCCTCCGCACCATCAGGGTACCCAGACAAAAAGGGCTCCAAGGACAAAGGCCGCTGGGTAAAGAGCAAGGTGGACACCCAGGAGGTCAAAGAGCCGAAGAAACCGCCAGAATCTGACGAGTCCAACTCTGACGACGAGGTTTCGTCCAAATCCGAG caatCAGCCCCTTCCAGTCCCTCAAACTCCAGCTCCAGTTCAGAGTCCAGTTCCGACTCTGACTTTGAGCCGCAGCAGAAAGCAGGCCAAG GGCCGCTGCGCTCCATGGTGGAGGACCTGCAGTCAGAGGAGTCAGATGAAGATGACAGCAGCTCAGACGAGGGGACGCCTGTCAAAAACAACCCACCCAACCGTGACTCCAG ACTGAGCTTAGACAGCGAGAGTGACAGCAGTGACGGTCAGCACCGGCCCAGCCGggaccccccacccccaccccagaAACACACCTCCTCCAATAACAAG GTGACGGGTAGGAAAAGCCCAGACCCGTGCCTGAGACAGGAGAAGGCCCTGAAGAAGGTTTACGACAAG GCTTACACAGAGGAGTTAGTGGACCTTCATCGCAGACTAATGGCACTGAGAGAGCGTAATGTACTACagcag ATCGTCAACCTCATTGAAGAAACTGGCCACTTCAACGTCACCAACACCACCTTTGACTTTGACCTTTTCTCACTGGACGAGTCGACCGTCCGTAAACTGCAGAGTTACCTTGACCCCACCGCCACGTGA
- the mllt1a gene encoding protein ENL isoform X1, translating to MEDQCTVQVKLELGHRAQLRKKVTSEGFTHDWMVFVRGPENSDIQHFVDKVIFRLHDSFPKPKRVCKEPPYKVEESGYAGFLMPIEVYFKNKEEPKKVLFNYDLFLNLEGNPPVNHLRCEKLTFNNPTRDFRRKLVKAGGIIVVPEGAEAVSRPSPDYPMLPTIPLSAFSDPKKSKGSQAPKELTKDNSGSSKAPKPHKLAKEHRERPRKDSESKATSKGEGDRDGSSKSSRETSSFPSSSSSSSSKKPEIKVKEESKAPPKAAFKEPKLTLKESKMEGMSPKGGGPGAGGGGVASADGKSASKRPSNADSPKPSVKKPKKGVTEGQKSSSSGGFPSTSPRVSSSSAPSGYPDKKGSKDKGRWVKSKVDTQEVKEPKKPPESDESNSDDEVSSKSEQSAPSSPSNSSSSSESSSDSDFEPQQKAGQGPLRSMVEDLQSEESDEDDSSSDEGTPVKNNPPNRDSRLSLDSESDSSDGQHRPSRDPPPPPQKHTSSNNKVTGRKSPDPCLRQEKALKKVYDKVGRAYTEELVDLHRRLMALRERNVLQQIVNLIEETGHFNVTNTTFDFDLFSLDESTVRKLQSYLDPTAT from the exons ATGGAGGACCAG tgcacgGTGCAGGTGAAGTTGGAGCTGGGCCACCGCGCTCAGCTGCGGAAAAAGGTCACGTCCGAGGGCTTCACTCACGACTGGATGGTGTTCGTGCGAGGGCCGGAGAACAGCGACATCCAGCACTTTGTGGATAAAGTCATCTTCCGCCTGCACGACAGCTTTCCCAAGCCCAAAAGAG TGTGTAAGGAGCCGCCGTACAAGGTGGAAGAATCGGGCTATGCTGGATTTCTAATGCCCATAGAGGTCTACTTTAAAAACAAG GAGGAACCGAAGAAGGTACTCTTTAACTACGACCTTTTCCTGAATCTGGAGGGAAACCCACCTGTCAATCACCTGCGCTGCGAAAAACTCACCTTCAACAACCCCACCAGAGACTTCCGTCGCAAACTGGTCAAAGCTGGCGGG ATCATTGTGGTGCCGGAGGGAGCGGAGGCCGTGTCCAGGCCGAGTCCAGATTACCCCATGCTACCCACCATCCCACTATCAGCCTTCTCTGACCCCAAGAAGAGTAAAGGCTCCCAAGCCCCCAAG GAGCTCACTAAAGATAACAGCGGAAGCTCTAAAGCCCCAAAACCTCACAAACTCGCCAAGGAGCATCGGGAACGGCCCCGAAAAGACTCAGAGAGCAAAGCCACGTCCAAAGGAGAAGGAGACAGAGACGGCAGCAGCAAAAGCAGCCGAGAAACTTCGTCATTCCCTTCGTCGTCATCGTCATCCTCGTCAAAGAAGCCAGAGATCAAAGTTAAAGAGGAGAGCAAAGCCCCGCCGAAAGCTGCCTTCAAAGAGCCGAAGCTGACGCTGAAGGAGTCCAAAATGGAGGGGATGTCTCCTAAAGGGGGCGGTCCAGGAGCAGGAGGGGGAGGCGTGGCTTCGGCCGACGGAAAATCGGCCAGCAAGCGGCCCTCCAACGCAGACTCGCCCAAACCTAGTGTCAAGAAGCCCAAAAAAGGCGTGACTGAAGGGCAGAAGAGTTCCAGCAGCGGGGGCTTCCCCAGCACCTCCCCACGCGTCTCGTCCTCCTCCGCACCATCAGGGTACCCAGACAAAAAGGGCTCCAAGGACAAAGGCCGCTGGGTAAAGAGCAAGGTGGACACCCAGGAGGTCAAAGAGCCGAAGAAACCGCCAGAATCTGACGAGTCCAACTCTGACGACGAGGTTTCGTCCAAATCCGAG caatCAGCCCCTTCCAGTCCCTCAAACTCCAGCTCCAGTTCAGAGTCCAGTTCCGACTCTGACTTTGAGCCGCAGCAGAAAGCAGGCCAAG GGCCGCTGCGCTCCATGGTGGAGGACCTGCAGTCAGAGGAGTCAGATGAAGATGACAGCAGCTCAGACGAGGGGACGCCTGTCAAAAACAACCCACCCAACCGTGACTCCAG ACTGAGCTTAGACAGCGAGAGTGACAGCAGTGACGGTCAGCACCGGCCCAGCCGggaccccccacccccaccccagaAACACACCTCCTCCAATAACAAG GTGACGGGTAGGAAAAGCCCAGACCCGTGCCTGAGACAGGAGAAGGCCCTGAAGAAGGTTTACGACAAGGTAGGAAGG GCTTACACAGAGGAGTTAGTGGACCTTCATCGCAGACTAATGGCACTGAGAGAGCGTAATGTACTACagcag ATCGTCAACCTCATTGAAGAAACTGGCCACTTCAACGTCACCAACACCACCTTTGACTTTGACCTTTTCTCACTGGACGAGTCGACCGTCCGTAAACTGCAGAGTTACCTTGACCCCACCGCCACGTGA